In the Lascolabacillus massiliensis genome, one interval contains:
- a CDS encoding SusC/RagA family TonB-linked outer membrane protein — protein sequence MYVKFNKKTKAFLMMFLSGMLMILSASAQTGTMINVRGTITDIAGEPIIGANILLQGTSNGTVTDYDGNFVIQVPSNGVLEVSYIGYNTQTISINNRTTINIVLEEDREMLEEIVVIGYGSLSRKELSSSIVQVNRDQFQPGAVSNPMELLTGKVAGLNVNSTASANPNSSSSLQIRGATSISASNDPLIVIDGVTGGNIRNLSSQDIESMTVLKDAASAAIYGTRGANGVILITTKKGSKIPGKTQVTYDSWLGVNLAKEPRTVLTPDEFRRSRRGTDYGYNTVWYDHLVRDFSYDNNQYLSINGNTGSGHYGASFNYKKATGIDIKTAREEFGSRFVMENRMLNNRLQLNGTLNARRVNETYGNTGMFDTALNMNPTMPIYNEDGSYYQPTSPTGARNPIAEVKEIDNNGQRIYVMGTAEAKLNIVQTDNQMLNTSLSYSLHYDDLKTNYYTPSTSGESYWSGYKGRANVEYQKWYTNRLEWLFNYSLGLDDHTLQAVVGYSYEASNWERLQGSNNNFNFDNIKWHDLGSGSYLTEGKASMGTGASLSRLIGVFGRVNYNWKDLIMASVSLRHEGSTKFGKNQKWGNFPSASIAWELANMDFMESNSGWIQSLKPRISYGVTGRSDFSAYQSLATYRTRSQYFIDGEWVKGYAPSNNANPKLGWEKSISTNIGVDFAFWNRLRGSIDLYDRQSKDLLYNYTAPQPPFVYPNILVNVGTTQNRGVEVSLEGDILKNSEVKWTSGVNYSFGSTILKTLSNDIYEASYLELYQKPGVGTSEYFFRVQEGGKIGQFYGYEYVGVENGQMMIYDNENNPVAVGDAKAEYKRYIGNGTPTNYASWSNTLRYKNFDLNIFFRGAFGFDIFNMGTYGMGLKGAGTDNVYRTAYTKYKEMTTGGGVISSFFLEKGDYVRLDNVTLGYNVQPKENKYINNARLFLSAKNIATFTKYSGNDPSIVRVNGIEPGVDSNSAYPTATQVSVGVTLNFN from the coding sequence ATGTATGTAAAATTCAACAAAAAAACGAAAGCGTTTCTGATGATGTTTTTATCGGGGATGCTAATGATTTTATCAGCAAGTGCTCAAACAGGCACTATGATAAATGTCAGAGGTACCATTACGGATATTGCCGGCGAACCAATAATCGGCGCCAATATTCTTTTACAAGGTACTTCAAATGGAACAGTAACTGACTATGATGGCAATTTTGTAATTCAGGTGCCTTCAAACGGGGTATTAGAAGTTAGCTACATTGGCTACAATACTCAAACAATCTCAATCAACAACAGGACTACAATTAACATAGTTCTTGAAGAAGACAGAGAGATGTTGGAAGAGATAGTTGTTATCGGTTATGGCTCCTTAAGCAGAAAAGAGCTTTCAAGCTCTATTGTACAGGTGAACAGAGACCAGTTTCAACCGGGGGCTGTAAGTAATCCAATGGAGCTGCTTACAGGTAAGGTTGCAGGTTTGAATGTTAATAGTACAGCTTCAGCGAATCCAAACTCAAGTTCATCACTTCAGATCAGGGGTGCAACCTCAATATCTGCATCAAACGACCCGTTAATCGTTATTGATGGTGTTACAGGAGGTAATATCAGGAACCTCTCTTCACAGGACATTGAGTCAATGACTGTGCTTAAAGATGCTGCATCAGCTGCTATTTACGGTACACGTGGTGCAAATGGTGTAATTCTTATCACAACAAAGAAGGGGTCAAAAATACCGGGAAAGACTCAGGTAACTTATGATAGTTGGCTAGGCGTGAACCTGGCAAAAGAACCTCGAACCGTACTCACACCTGACGAGTTTCGCCGTTCTAGGAGAGGCACTGACTATGGATACAACACAGTTTGGTATGATCATCTTGTAAGAGATTTTTCATATGACAATAACCAATACCTGTCAATCAATGGAAACACAGGCAGTGGACATTATGGAGCCTCTTTCAACTATAAGAAAGCTACAGGTATTGATATCAAAACAGCACGTGAAGAGTTCGGCAGCCGCTTTGTTATGGAAAACAGGATGCTCAACAACCGTTTGCAATTAAATGGTACACTCAATGCCAGAAGAGTTAACGAAACCTATGGCAATACAGGCATGTTTGATACTGCATTGAATATGAACCCCACCATGCCAATCTATAACGAAGATGGTTCATACTATCAGCCAACTTCACCTACAGGTGCAAGAAATCCAATTGCAGAAGTAAAAGAGATCGATAATAATGGTCAGCGCATCTATGTGATGGGTACTGCAGAGGCAAAATTGAACATCGTTCAGACAGACAATCAGATGCTGAATACTTCTTTGAGCTATTCATTGCACTATGACGATCTTAAAACAAACTATTACACACCTTCCACTTCTGGTGAATCATACTGGAGCGGTTACAAAGGACGTGCGAATGTTGAATATCAGAAATGGTATACCAACCGGCTTGAATGGCTTTTCAACTACTCTTTGGGTCTTGATGACCACACCCTGCAGGCTGTAGTTGGGTATTCTTATGAAGCATCTAATTGGGAGAGACTTCAGGGTAGTAACAATAACTTCAATTTTGACAATATAAAATGGCACGACCTTGGAAGCGGGAGCTATCTTACTGAAGGAAAGGCATCTATGGGCACTGGAGCATCTCTATCCAGGCTTATAGGTGTATTCGGACGTGTGAACTACAACTGGAAAGATTTGATCATGGCTTCTGTTTCATTAAGGCATGAAGGCTCAACAAAGTTTGGTAAGAATCAGAAATGGGGTAATTTCCCTTCTGCTTCAATCGCATGGGAGTTGGCTAATATGGATTTCATGGAGTCAAATTCAGGTTGGATACAGAGTCTGAAACCAAGAATTTCTTATGGTGTAACAGGACGTTCAGATTTCTCAGCTTACCAGTCACTTGCCACATACAGAACAAGATCTCAATATTTTATTGATGGAGAGTGGGTAAAAGGTTATGCTCCATCAAACAATGCTAATCCTAAATTAGGATGGGAAAAAAGCATCAGCACCAACATTGGTGTGGATTTCGCTTTCTGGAACAGGCTCAGAGGATCAATTGACCTGTATGACAGACAGTCTAAAGATCTGCTATATAATTATACAGCTCCGCAACCTCCTTTTGTATATCCTAACATATTGGTTAACGTAGGAACAACTCAAAACAGAGGTGTTGAAGTATCTCTTGAAGGAGACATTTTGAAAAACAGTGAAGTAAAATGGACCTCGGGAGTAAACTACTCTTTTGGATCTACCATACTTAAAACACTCTCCAACGATATTTATGAAGCTTCATATCTGGAACTATACCAAAAACCAGGAGTAGGAACCAGTGAATATTTCTTCAGGGTACAAGAGGGAGGAAAAATTGGTCAATTCTATGGATACGAGTATGTAGGAGTTGAAAACGGGCAGATGATGATATACGACAATGAAAACAATCCAGTTGCGGTAGGAGATGCTAAGGCTGAATATAAGAGATATATCGGAAATGGCACCCCTACAAACTACGCATCGTGGAGCAATACTCTCAGATACAAGAACTTTGATCTAAACATCTTCTTCAGAGGTGCATTTGGATTTGATATTTTCAACATGGGTACTTATGGAATGGGATTAAAAGGTGCAGGTACAGATAATGTATACAGGACGGCTTACACCAAGTATAAAGAGATGACAACAGGTGGTGGTGTGATATCATCATTCTTCCTGGAAAAAGGAGATTATGTAAGATTGGATAATGTCACTTTGGGTTATAATGTACAACCTAAAGAGAACAAATACATTAATAATGCACGACTCTTCTTATCTGCAAAGAACATTGCTACTTTCACAAAATATTCAGGCAATGACCCGTCAATTGTAAGAGTCAACGGAATTGAACCAGGTGTTGACAGCAATAGCGCATATCCAACAGCTACACAAGTAAGTGTGGGTGTAACTCTTAACTTTAACTAA
- a CDS encoding RagB/SusD family nutrient uptake outer membrane protein: MKSIKYYTLILAMIGISLTSCFNLDEEVFDRVDATIYYQDEASVKSAVASIYGTGALSYIEYFWYLQEFSADQIAWRSWNGGLWGWDEAEKFVLSSHTWTPDSKIIRQTWETAWTTIGLCNTLITDLEGLDPASLKMTEEKLKSYIAEVRTLRAWAYYNIYEVWGGALPLNISSGSEIPGSASENFDEGCQIIFDFLVKELDESVESLTKNSVNRMNQAVNRIIKARLLLNAELFIKQPKYTECAALCQEILDNKYGDYALENDYRNIFSINNTQSSEVIMAFSFEVGQLNGGWMRNMPFLPYNIWDYFGGTYNQSGWNCTILTPSYDNSGNVLPTGGTDNPISFLEAPYNDKLGAVYERFDDRDIRKQNFTYNSATGEYKGMFLKGEIKANLGTGEALKADADRDGQSLVYVDQVGTFLNKGRNLEVVMSPRWGETNSGVRLVKYPIYPSSAGIDFQDIDEVEFRLSEVVFMLAECKMRAGDSNGAKELVNSVRQRYFSSSDWATVKDQPGPGFTQFDMDWMLSQWGLEFLCEGRRRRTDLRRFDKFTQGQWWFFGRTTEDGKELPAIRDRKYEWYPLPSSALIVNPGLIQNPSYN; encoded by the coding sequence ATGAAATCTATAAAATATTACACCCTTATTCTGGCAATGATTGGCATCTCATTGACCTCTTGCTTTAATTTAGATGAAGAGGTTTTCGATAGGGTTGATGCTACTATTTATTATCAGGATGAAGCAAGTGTCAAGAGTGCAGTTGCTTCGATTTACGGAACAGGTGCGTTGAGTTATATAGAATACTTCTGGTACCTGCAGGAATTTTCAGCTGACCAGATCGCATGGAGGAGCTGGAATGGTGGTTTATGGGGATGGGATGAAGCTGAAAAATTTGTACTTTCAAGCCATACATGGACACCGGACTCTAAGATAATTCGTCAAACTTGGGAAACAGCATGGACAACAATCGGACTATGCAACACTTTGATAACCGACTTGGAGGGACTGGATCCTGCCTCATTGAAAATGACAGAGGAAAAGCTTAAATCATATATTGCTGAGGTACGTACTTTACGTGCATGGGCTTATTATAACATTTATGAAGTATGGGGCGGAGCATTACCTCTGAATATTTCGTCAGGTTCTGAAATACCGGGTAGTGCATCTGAAAATTTTGATGAAGGCTGCCAGATTATTTTCGACTTCCTAGTAAAAGAGCTGGATGAGAGCGTTGAATCCCTCACAAAGAATTCTGTAAACAGAATGAATCAGGCTGTAAACAGAATTATTAAAGCGAGACTTTTACTGAATGCTGAACTGTTCATCAAACAGCCAAAATATACTGAGTGTGCAGCACTTTGCCAGGAAATATTAGATAACAAATATGGCGATTATGCATTAGAAAATGATTATAGAAATATATTCTCCATCAACAACACTCAGTCTTCTGAAGTTATTATGGCTTTCTCATTTGAAGTGGGTCAGCTTAATGGCGGATGGATGCGTAATATGCCTTTTCTGCCCTATAATATCTGGGATTACTTTGGAGGAACATATAACCAATCGGGATGGAACTGCACTATCTTAACACCATCTTATGATAACTCAGGAAATGTTCTTCCTACTGGAGGAACTGACAATCCAATATCATTCCTTGAGGCTCCTTACAATGACAAACTTGGTGCAGTTTACGAAAGATTTGATGATCGCGACATACGCAAGCAAAACTTCACATACAATTCAGCAACAGGGGAATATAAAGGTATGTTCCTGAAAGGTGAGATAAAAGCCAATTTAGGTACAGGAGAAGCTTTGAAGGCTGATGCCGACAGAGACGGACAATCACTTGTTTATGTTGATCAGGTTGGAACCTTCCTGAATAAAGGAAGAAACCTTGAGGTTGTTATGTCACCTCGTTGGGGAGAGACCAATTCAGGTGTTCGTCTTGTAAAATACCCTATTTATCCTTCTTCGGCAGGTATCGACTTCCAGGATATTGATGAGGTTGAATTCAGACTCTCTGAAGTTGTATTTATGCTTGCAGAGTGTAAAATGAGAGCAGGAGACTCAAATGGAGCAAAAGAACTGGTGAACAGTGTAAGACAAAGATACTTCTCAAGCAGCGACTGGGCAACCGTGAAAGATCAGCCGGGACCCGGCTTCACCCAGTTTGATATGGATTGGATGTTAAGTCAGTGGGGACTTGAATTCTTATGTGAGGGACGTCGTCGTAGAACTGATCTTCGACGCTTCGACAAGTTCACTCAGGGTCAGTGGTGGTTCTTTGGACGCACTACAGAAGATGGTAAAGAACTTCCTGCAATAAGGGATAGGAAATATGAGTGGTACCCTCTGCCATCTTCGGCTTTAATAGTTAATCCCGGTTTGATTCAAAACCCAAGTTATAACTAA
- a CDS encoding alpha-amylase family glycosyl hydrolase, which produces MTKQKKLIQSYIGLLLLAILLPQFIAGCGSSEPNVKIDPPGDEIGNEWVVYEVYPGFYEKGKSFNAISNQLDNIKALGVNVLWLMPIYEEGVLKGIGSPYCIRDYKKVNSDYGTIDELKFLVSKAHDKGMKVIFDWVANHTSWDNAWTQNKDWYTQDSNGNIVSPPGMGWNDVADLNFNNNNMRKEMIAAMSYWINELNIDGYRCDYAEGVPDDFWEEAISELKKIKGDDLLMLAEGGKASLLANGFDMLYAWDFAYRLQDLYAGKITVNNLYETHYQEYKDVPAGKQRMRYTTNHDMSSQQTPIQAYKGEKGAISAFVIATTLGGSPMIYSSQEVGYPTQLSFFNFINIDWNSNQSYKNEYKKIMDIYTSSDALKKGSLRTFENGKVATYVRKSQKETILILVNTANEQFEAKIPIEFSQENMINLLTNSVEKMPSVLTLEPYQYKILKI; this is translated from the coding sequence ATGACAAAACAGAAGAAACTAATCCAAAGTTACATAGGGTTACTCCTTTTAGCAATCTTACTTCCGCAATTTATTGCAGGTTGTGGTTCCAGTGAACCTAATGTGAAGATTGATCCTCCCGGTGATGAAATAGGTAATGAGTGGGTTGTTTATGAGGTCTATCCCGGATTCTATGAAAAGGGTAAATCTTTCAATGCAATTTCCAATCAGCTTGACAACATCAAAGCCCTGGGAGTAAACGTCTTATGGCTCATGCCAATCTATGAAGAAGGTGTACTGAAGGGAATAGGTTCGCCATATTGTATCAGGGATTACAAAAAAGTAAACAGTGACTATGGAACAATTGACGAATTAAAATTCTTGGTTTCTAAAGCTCATGATAAGGGTATGAAGGTGATTTTCGACTGGGTTGCAAATCACACTTCATGGGATAATGCATGGACGCAAAATAAAGATTGGTACACTCAGGACAGCAATGGTAATATCGTTTCACCCCCTGGAATGGGGTGGAATGATGTTGCTGACCTTAATTTCAATAACAACAATATGCGAAAAGAGATGATCGCAGCAATGTCATATTGGATTAATGAACTCAATATTGACGGATACAGATGTGATTATGCAGAAGGTGTACCCGATGATTTTTGGGAAGAGGCCATCAGTGAGCTTAAGAAGATAAAAGGAGATGATCTTCTAATGCTGGCTGAAGGAGGTAAAGCAAGCCTATTGGCTAATGGTTTTGATATGCTTTATGCCTGGGACTTTGCTTACAGACTTCAAGACTTATATGCAGGCAAGATCACTGTAAATAATCTCTATGAAACACACTATCAAGAATATAAAGATGTTCCTGCAGGCAAGCAGAGAATGCGATACACCACAAATCATGATATGTCTTCCCAGCAAACCCCTATACAGGCCTATAAGGGAGAAAAGGGAGCTATATCTGCATTTGTGATTGCTACAACCCTAGGTGGTTCACCGATGATTTACAGTTCGCAGGAGGTTGGATATCCCACACAATTATCCTTTTTTAATTTTATAAATATTGATTGGAACAGCAATCAGTCTTATAAGAATGAATATAAAAAGATAATGGATATATACACATCTTCTGATGCATTAAAAAAAGGATCACTCAGAACTTTTGAAAATGGAAAAGTAGCTACATATGTTCGTAAAAGTCAAAAGGAGACTATCCTGATACTGGTCAACACTGCAAATGAACAGTTTGAAGCAAAAATACCCATTGAATTTTCCCAGGAGAACATGATAAACCTTTTAACAAACTCAGTTGAAAAAATGCCTTCTGTATTGACTTTAGAACCATATCAATACAAGATATTGAAAATCTAA
- a CDS encoding glycoside hydrolase family 13 protein, producing MRKQLLLAALYILTIQLHAQQIKIDPAFWWSGMMETELQLMVHGDDIASYKPEISSENIKIKEVVTLDSPNYQLIYLDLINSKPEQFNIIFRGPKKSFTVKYELKERNPERYEIESFNSSDVLYLIMPDRFANGDPSNDQIEMRMPYKVDRNDPNSRHGGDLKGITDHLDYLSDLGVTAIWLNPVLENDMRGGSYHGYATTDYYRVDPRFGTNEEYKELIEKAHSKDMKVVMDMIFNHCGSDHPWVHDVPSADWFNNLGEYVQTSHMKEMYYDPYASKYDWDKMVDGWFVRTMPDLNQRNRHVAKYLIQNSIWWIEYAGVDGIRQDTYPYADYDMMVDWIEAVEKEYPDYNIVGEAWVDNIIGTAFWQRNSPINPKNTKLKSVMDFKLMGLSHDAFFDDSNGGGLHKIFNHMTYDFMYPDIYNVLRFLDNHDTDRFLKEYPTDLSNWKQAITFILTIPGTPQIYYGTELLMNGTKRRSDGDIRRDVPGGWPDDKVNHFTREGRDDIQNEAFDFLSKLLHWRRNNDLIANGSMKHYVLQNGVYVYERYIGNRNVLIFMNGGKNEVEINLDRYAESIKGRNEWTDFLSGDIISLGEKMKLSPKEILILE from the coding sequence ATGAGAAAACAATTATTACTTGCTGCACTCTATATTCTGACAATTCAATTGCACGCACAACAGATAAAAATTGATCCTGCTTTCTGGTGGAGCGGAATGATGGAAACAGAGCTTCAATTAATGGTTCATGGTGATGATATTGCTTCATATAAACCTGAAATTAGTTCAGAAAATATAAAAATCAAAGAGGTAGTAACGCTCGATAGCCCAAACTATCAGCTGATTTATCTGGATCTGATCAACTCAAAACCTGAACAGTTCAATATAATTTTCAGAGGACCCAAAAAGAGCTTTACAGTGAAATATGAACTTAAGGAGAGAAACCCGGAAAGATATGAAATAGAAAGCTTTAACTCCTCTGATGTACTATACCTGATAATGCCCGACAGATTTGCAAATGGCGATCCATCCAATGATCAGATAGAAATGCGCATGCCATATAAAGTTGACAGAAACGATCCAAACTCCCGCCATGGTGGCGACCTGAAGGGTATCACTGATCATCTGGACTATCTGTCAGATCTTGGCGTAACGGCAATATGGCTTAACCCTGTTCTAGAAAATGATATGAGAGGTGGATCATACCATGGTTATGCCACTACTGATTACTACAGGGTGGATCCACGTTTTGGAACCAACGAAGAGTATAAGGAGTTGATCGAGAAAGCTCATTCAAAAGATATGAAAGTAGTTATGGATATGATATTCAACCACTGTGGTAGCGACCATCCATGGGTGCATGATGTGCCATCGGCTGACTGGTTTAATAATTTAGGTGAGTATGTGCAGACTTCTCATATGAAGGAGATGTATTACGATCCCTACGCTTCCAAATATGATTGGGACAAGATGGTTGATGGATGGTTTGTCCGAACTATGCCAGACCTTAATCAGCGTAACCGTCATGTTGCAAAGTATCTTATCCAGAACAGTATCTGGTGGATTGAATACGCTGGGGTGGATGGCATTCGTCAGGACACTTATCCATATGCTGATTATGATATGATGGTCGACTGGATTGAAGCCGTTGAAAAAGAATATCCTGATTACAATATTGTTGGTGAAGCTTGGGTAGACAATATAATAGGTACTGCTTTCTGGCAGAGAAATAGTCCGATCAACCCCAAAAACACAAAATTGAAATCTGTCATGGATTTCAAATTGATGGGACTTTCACACGATGCCTTCTTTGATGATTCAAACGGAGGAGGTTTACACAAAATCTTCAATCATATGACCTATGATTTCATGTATCCTGATATCTATAATGTACTTAGATTTCTGGATAACCATGATACGGACAGATTTCTAAAGGAATATCCAACCGATTTATCCAACTGGAAACAGGCGATAACATTTATTCTTACAATACCAGGCACTCCACAGATTTACTATGGTACTGAACTGTTGATGAATGGCACAAAAAGAAGAAGTGATGGCGATATTCGCCGCGATGTCCCCGGGGGCTGGCCAGATGATAAAGTAAATCACTTCACAAGAGAGGGCCGCGATGATATACAGAATGAAGCTTTCGACTTTCTGAGCAAGCTGCTGCATTGGCGTCGTAACAATGATCTGATTGCTAATGGTTCCATGAAGCATTATGTTTTACAAAATGGTGTTTATGTATATGAACGTTACATTGGCAACAGAAATGTTCTGATATTCATGAACGGCGGGAAAAATGAGGTTGAGATAAATCTGGACAGATATGCCGAGTCGATTAAAGGCAGGAATGAATGGACCGATTTCTTATCCGGAGATATCATTTCTCTGGGTGAAAAGATGAAACTATCTCCTAAAGAAATTCTGATTTTAGAGTAA
- a CDS encoding alpha-amylase family glycosyl hydrolase, with product MKKSRTVLTLLLISIFLFSCGEDPVIVPDKPKPEEPKPEEPAMLNDWYSWQPEKPDADEELTIFFKAPSSSELYNYTGEVYVHIGIVNEGVWQNVPADWDENISKCKMSPVEGESNAWSIKLIPTIREWFESENIPINKIGVIARSADGNKKGNKDGADFFIEEITDSKYKAFQPAAVKTASMPAGLNHGINIIDNSTVTLVLFDKDKNGNRKDFAHVIGDFNDWTLSNDEKSQMFRDESSGVWWITLSNLDPNKEYAFQYYIGKSGGETFRVADPYSRKILDPDNDKYISSATYPHLKPYPEKAIGIVSVFQTKSESYNWQVTDFEIPDRDNLVIYEMLLRDFSETGDINGALGKLDYLESLGVNAIELMPVQEFDGNDSWGYNPAFFFAMDKAYGTDRMYKEFIDECHKRGIAVILDVVYNHATGANPYARMWWDTSNNKTSVENPFFNVNAPHPYSVFHDFNHDAQIDGKFIVRDFVKRNLLFLLEEYNIDGFRFDLTKGFTQKNSTESSASNYDASRVAILKEYNNAIKEVNPNAYVILEHFADDREETELSNEGMMVWRNMNWQYGQSAMGYKDDSGFTRTYYGTVRPTNSLVSYMESHDEERLAYKQVTWGNGIIKTSLSARMSQLATNAAFFFTVPGPKMVWQFGELGYDISIDQNGRTGKKPIKWDYLEVSERNSLLKTYSTLINLRMDHPELFNSTATLDWRVTPTFWEQGRFITLSSFGSSKQVVVIANFTNEVITVPYTFPRYGVWYNYMDQSETIDVTSTNLNIDVPANSFKIYSTFTD from the coding sequence ATGAAAAAAAGCAGAACAGTACTTACACTACTGCTTATTTCTATCTTCCTTTTTTCTTGTGGTGAGGATCCTGTTATTGTGCCCGATAAGCCAAAACCGGAAGAACCAAAACCAGAAGAGCCTGCAATGTTGAATGACTGGTACTCTTGGCAGCCGGAAAAACCTGATGCAGATGAGGAACTAACAATTTTCTTCAAAGCACCTTCCTCTTCAGAATTATATAATTACACTGGGGAGGTCTACGTACACATAGGAATTGTAAATGAAGGGGTTTGGCAAAATGTACCTGCTGATTGGGATGAAAATATAAGCAAATGTAAAATGAGTCCTGTAGAGGGAGAAAGCAATGCCTGGAGTATCAAGCTTATTCCAACAATAAGAGAATGGTTTGAATCAGAAAATATACCGATTAATAAAATAGGAGTCATTGCCAGAAGTGCTGACGGCAATAAAAAAGGTAATAAAGATGGCGCAGACTTTTTCATCGAGGAAATTACCGATAGTAAGTACAAAGCATTTCAGCCCGCTGCTGTAAAAACCGCATCAATGCCTGCAGGATTAAATCATGGGATAAATATAATCGACAATTCTACAGTAACACTTGTACTTTTTGATAAAGACAAAAATGGCAACAGAAAAGATTTTGCTCATGTAATTGGTGATTTTAACGACTGGACATTGAGCAACGACGAGAAATCTCAAATGTTTCGTGATGAGTCTTCAGGAGTATGGTGGATAACATTATCAAACCTGGATCCGAATAAAGAGTATGCATTTCAATATTACATTGGTAAATCGGGAGGAGAAACATTCAGAGTAGCCGACCCCTATTCTCGTAAAATATTAGATCCTGATAATGATAAATATATATCATCTGCAACATACCCTCATCTGAAACCTTATCCTGAAAAAGCTATTGGTATAGTCTCAGTTTTTCAAACTAAATCAGAGAGTTATAATTGGCAGGTAACTGATTTTGAAATCCCTGATAGAGATAATTTAGTAATCTATGAAATGTTACTTCGTGATTTTTCTGAAACAGGTGATATTAATGGAGCATTAGGAAAACTTGACTACCTTGAGTCACTTGGCGTTAATGCTATTGAACTTATGCCTGTACAGGAGTTTGATGGTAATGACAGCTGGGGATATAATCCTGCATTCTTTTTTGCAATGGATAAAGCTTATGGTACCGACAGGATGTATAAGGAGTTTATAGATGAGTGTCATAAACGTGGGATTGCTGTTATACTTGACGTTGTATATAATCATGCAACAGGTGCAAATCCTTATGCCCGTATGTGGTGGGACACTTCAAATAACAAGACATCTGTTGAAAATCCTTTCTTTAATGTAAATGCTCCTCACCCCTACTCTGTATTCCATGACTTCAACCATGATGCTCAGATTGATGGTAAGTTCATCGTGAGGGATTTTGTAAAACGCAACCTTCTGTTCCTTCTTGAGGAGTATAATATAGACGGTTTCCGTTTTGACCTGACAAAAGGATTTACTCAAAAAAACAGTACTGAATCATCCGCTTCAAACTATGATGCCTCAAGAGTTGCAATATTAAAAGAGTACAACAATGCAATTAAAGAAGTAAATCCAAATGCATATGTTATACTCGAGCACTTTGCCGATGATCGTGAAGAGACAGAGTTAAGTAACGAGGGTATGATGGTATGGAGAAATATGAACTGGCAATATGGCCAGTCTGCCATGGGGTATAAAGATGACTCAGGATTCACCCGTACATATTATGGAACAGTACGACCAACAAACAGTCTGGTAAGCTATATGGAAAGTCATGATGAAGAGAGATTAGCGTACAAGCAGGTTACATGGGGTAACGGAATTATTAAAACCAGTTTGAGTGCGAGAATGTCTCAGCTTGCAACAAACGCAGCCTTTTTCTTTACTGTACCGGGACCTAAGATGGTATGGCAATTTGGTGAACTGGGTTATGATATCTCAATTGATCAAAATGGAAGAACTGGGAAGAAGCCAATAAAGTGGGACTATCTGGAAGTTTCAGAGCGAAACAGCCTTTTAAAAACTTACAGCACTCTGATAAATCTGAGAATGGATCATCCTGAACTGTTTAACTCAACAGCTACTCTTGATTGGAGGGTTACACCTACATTCTGGGAGCAGGGCAGGTTTATCACACTCTCTTCTTTTGGCAGTTCAAAACAGGTGGTTGTGATAGCTAATTTCACAAATGAAGTAATCACTGTTCCATATACATTCCCAAGATATGGTGTCTGGTACAACTATATGGATCAATCAGAAACAATAGATGTAACATCAACAAATTTGAATATTGATGTTCCTGCTAACAGTTTTAAAATTTACAGCACATTTACGGATTAA
- a CDS encoding flavodoxin, with protein MKSIAIIYGSSTEHTKEAAEKIAELLADYSPTLADIYDGDDEPFKTHDVLILGVSTWGVQDLQDDWNDFYPKLEQIDLSGKTVALFGMGDASIYPSSFVDAIGILYEIVVKQGATVIGHVSPEGYDFEYSRALVDGQFVGLPLDDDYEPELTEERIVNWVEQLKPHLS; from the coding sequence ATGAAGTCAATTGCAATCATTTACGGATCAAGTACAGAACACACAAAAGAAGCTGCCGAGAAAATAGCTGAATTACTTGCAGATTATTCTCCTACATTAGCAGACATTTATGATGGCGATGATGAACCATTTAAAACCCACGATGTCCTCATTCTTGGTGTTTCCACATGGGGTGTACAGGATTTGCAGGATGATTGGAATGATTTCTACCCAAAACTAGAACAGATAGATCTATCTGGAAAAACAGTAGCACTCTTTGGAATGGGAGATGCCTCTATCTATCCAAGTTCATTTGTTGATGCCATTGGTATTCTTTATGAGATAGTAGTGAAACAAGGTGCAACAGTAATTGGCCATGTTTCTCCGGAAGGATACGATTTTGAATACTCAAGAGCACTGGTAGATGGTCAGTTTGTCGGCTTACCGCTTGATGACGACTATGAACCGGAGCTTACAGAAGAGCGTATAGTCAATTGGGTTGAACAGCTTAAACCACATCTTTCATAA